TTAACAGTATCGGTCTCAGGGAGAGTACTTACATTGGATATCAGGGGAGGAACTTGATCCGGGGCACTGAGTTGGCTGGGCTGTTCCACTGAGACCTGCTCGGTAGTTCCGACAACCTTCTCGGGTAGGTCCGCAGTGAGATAGCTTGGTAATGGCAACCAACTTAGTGGGTCACTATTTCTGttctccccctctctcttatcactctccccctgaccactaaGATGGTGGAAAAAATATTCTGATTCCAAGAAATTACAATTCATCGTGACATGAATTCGTTTGGCTTTAGGGTCATAGCAACGATACCCCTTTTGGTTTATCCCATACCCAACAAAGACACATTTCACAGCACACGGCGAGAGTTTGGTCCGTTCGTGTTTCGGgatatggacaaaaactgagcTCCCAAAGATCCTAGGTCGAAGGGTCAAGGCTTGTGGGATTTTAGCTTGTTTTGAGAGGACTTCAAGAGGGGTTTTAAACTCCAAGGTTCGTGTAGGCAAACGATTTACTAGGTAGGCTGCAGTGGCTAGGGCTTCGGGCCAGAAATGTTTTGGTGTTTGGGATTCAATAAGCATTGCCCTGGTCATTTCAAGGAGGATACGGtttttcctttcagccacaccgttttgttctggtgtgtgaGGACAGGTGGTTTGGTGAAGAATCCCATTATCCCTACAGAAGGCCCTCATACCTAAGTTGACAAATTCCCCCCCATTGTCGGACCGAAGAGTTTGGATATTCTTTTGGTACTGGGTTTTCACAAGTTTACAGAAGTGTATAAAATGAGACATGACTTCGGATTTTTGCTTCATAAAATAAACCCATACCATacgagtgcaatcatccacaaaaagtaagaaatatcgAAATCCTTGACCCCCCACCACTGGTGCGGGTCCCCATATATCAGAATGCACCAAAGAAAACAACGTCTCAACCCGTGTGTTACTTAACTGGTAGGATTGTCTACGGCTTTTAGCCAAAATACAGGTTTCACAATGCAACTTCTGGGAAAAACTGGGAAAtaacaaatttaaataacttgCAGAAGGATGACCTAGGCGACGATGCCACAACCAAGCCTCTCGATTTGCAGACCCGTGAGTCAGTAACGCGGttcctttttgagctatctcgtcgaCGTAGTACAACCCGTCcttctcagtgccacgtccaataatctccttcgtcctgatatcctgcagTAGACAAAAATTGGGCTGCATTAGTAAGGAGCAATTAAGTTCCCGGGTGACATGGCTAATTGACAACAGTTTATGTGATAGAGATGGGACATAGAGACAGTTCGACAATTTTAATGTCGATGATATGTTTACTGTCCCGGCCCCTTCAACATTTGACACTTCTCCACTGGCTGTTTGAACATATGCCCTTCCCGGTTTCGTGGGTTCAGTGATGTCGGAGGCATCATAGGTCATTGTATCCGTTGCTCCACAATCAAAGATCCACCTATCATTTCTTTCCTCACAAGAAGATACCGCACACGCAATTGATAAATTCCCGAGTATTTCAAAACGATTTTTACAAGAAACACCATCCCCTTTTTGACAAATTGGGGCAGAattcatatttttgaaaatattgggGTTGGTTTGCATCGTTTGTATAGTTGAGGGGTCCGGAGGTAAGAAATGGGGTGCAAGATAGGGTTTCTGAAATGTGGAGGGGCTTGATTGCAAAAATGCATCAAACCCTAATTTACCTCTTGCAACCGCCGCTTCCTCATTTGCCCTGCTTGCCAAATTTGCGCTAGCTATTCCTCCTCCGTTCACCTCCTCGGTCGATCGCCGGTCGCCGCTGTTGCCTCGGGTTGATGCGGCCTCGGTGTTGCCCCCGAAGGCGACGGGCGTTCCGTCTCCAGCCACTGATACGGCTGCACGACCGCCGCCTCTGCTTGGCGCCGGTTGTCCTCCTCTGTTAGAGTTCGGTGGCGGTGGCCGGCCGTACTTGGCTTCCCACCATTCTGGAAAACCTACCACCTCGAAGCAGGTCTCCTTGGTGTGCTTCTTCCGGCCACATACGGAACACACCATTCTTGATTTGTCTTCCTCTGCTCGTCGATTCCAGCCACTGCTGCCGCCGCCGCTCCTTTGTGGTTGAGGGGGTCTACTTCGCACCGCTAGGCCGGCACCCACCCCCTGCAGTGTATTCTTCTCTTCGGGTTGAAGGACGCTCATCCTTGCATCCTCCCTCCTTATTGTGGCATACGCTTCATCCAACGAGGGAAACGGTTCCATCTTGAGAATTTCTCTCTTCGTATTTTCATACTTGTCGTCTAGGGCAGTGAGTAATTGGTACACCCTATCTTCTTGTGTACACTTGTCGTAGATCTCAATATCCTCCTGATGCTTCATCGGATTTGGTGATTTTTGGTTGATTGCTAGCCATAGTTCTTGTAATTGAGTCCATATCTCCTCTAATGTTTCTCCTTTCTGTTTCAGAGTGGTGGCTCGGCGGCGGAGGTCGTAGACTTGTATTCTATCCCCGCCGCTGGAGTAAGTTACGGCTAGGCTCTTCCATACTTCCCTGGTTGTTGCGTGCTTGGATATTCGGCTTACTATCTTTGGTTCCATGTTTTGAACCAACCACGTGAAGACACAATGGTCCGCCTGTTGCCACCGTGCAAAGGCCGGATCTGTCTTCGTTGGAGGAGAAGGATGCCCGGTGAGGTGGGAAATCATTCCCCTGCCACTGATGGCTCTCTCCATCAACACGACCCACAACGAATAGTTTTCGTTGTTCAGTTTGTAGCCGATATCCAACGATTTGGTATCCACCACGATCTCCGGTGGTGGGATATGTTGTTTGTTGGTCGCATCTGCTGTGTTCGTCATGGCAAAACTGTTGCGCATGAAGTTTGCAAACATCCTTGCAAACTCTTCTGTCTCCTGTCTGTCGGTAACTTTGGTTTCATCGGATTCTGACATCCTTTTGCCCTTTTTTTCACAGGTTTTGGTTACAattggtcgggaaaggtatagACGATGATGAGATTTCTCTGAGTCACAGGAAGAAATCCCGCTCTGGTACCATGATAAACGATACTAGGATTATGATCATAGAGGATTTTCGTTTTTACTGTGTTGTATATTCATTGTCTAACACTCCTCTTAAATAGAGGTTGAATACATTTGTACAAGGAAGGTTTCCGTAATAGAATCAATCTATTCTACTACAATTATGCTTCTAATCTTCTAGATTGATTCCACAAATCATTCTAATTGATTTCCCAAAATCTTTCCATTCTAACAGTATACTTAATATTTATGGGGAATATCCAACACTAGGATACTCATGGTCTTCTTCTCTGGGCTGTTGAAATTGGAATAGCGACCGCGAAGACTAGGATGCTCGCACAGGATGGCATGCCCCGTATAAACCATATAATGCCAATATTTCTAATTTGATTCATCTAAGATTGGTTTTATCTTAAAATTTTTACAACTTGGTAGTTCTGGAAATACATGTAAAACCGAAGGCTACCTATAAAAAACAGAGAGCCATAGCTTCACTAAACTCTTTTCTGCAACGGAATATGATAATTACTTGCTACAACATTCAAACGGCTAACTGCCTCTAACTACTTTCTGTTATTCATTTCCATTGTATATCCTTCCTCTTCTGATAATTTCTTATTTGTTTGTTTGTAACTACTAatctaatatttatattaacaaATCGTTTTGGAGTGTAAAAGTTATTATCTAGTTGTCAAACCTATGTGTTTTGATATTCAGTTTAAATGCTTGAATTCTATGGCTTTCCCCTCATTTCCTACCATGAGTTGTTCCTTCATTTCCTACGTATGTAATTTAGTGAGGTGCTTCAATGCATCCACAGAGGGCAGACGCTTCAATATAGTGAGATAGACATAATAGAGATGAAGAATGGTTGTGATACTTGTGAATGATGTGCAATCACACTGTCAATTATTTGTACCCTGATGAGTGACTCAAAGTGTGTCGAAGCCCAAACAACCAATACCCGAGTAACTCCATCATCTGTGTGGAAGGTGGAGAAGAACCTGCTCGTGCGAGAAACGTGAGTACAAGATGCTATAGATAGCTTCCTTGATCTCAACGATGACCCTAGCTGCATCCCATGCTTTCCCATCAAAGATAATTTTGTTCCGCGTCCTCCAAATGATCTCAAATGATTACACTCCTaatcgtcgtcgatcttctcgCAATGCTAAGTCAAAGCATGATCAATCCCCAAACTGGCCATGTCTTCGAGCACTTGAAGAAGAGATGGTCTGCTGATTACTCCTCCCGTCGGCAAAGCTGACATGTAGGGTCCAAGTTCTCAAAGAAGTAAAGATGATCTCGTGTGGAAAGGTGTCCTCGAAGTGCGAGCCAAGTAATGAACGAGTACTTAGGAGGGACAACGTCCTTCTATACATATTTAGCCCAGGATTGTCTCTCACCTCTCGGCCTAAACCACTCATACGCCTCATGAACCCTTTTTTCCGCGAACCAAGTGCTCCAGAGTGTTGTGGTCTCGTCTCTAATGCATCTGTCCAACATCTCATCCCGGATGGATAAGAGCTTCTTGATGAGCATGGAATCATTCTTCTTGTGTGCCGTCCACTCCCAGATCGAATCATCTGCATGAATCCATCGGATCCAGAGGGAGTCCTTCTGTGAGTGAATGTTCCAGAGGATCTTGGCATGGAGCGCCGAATTCCAAGCATTGAGGTTCTTGATTCCCAAACCTGCTTCCTTCTTTGGCTTGCAGACATCATCCCAAGCAACTTGACCGTACTTCTTTCCCCAAAGGAAAGAACGAGCAATACCAATGAGCTTCTCAATGACTGTCCCTGGAATCAGAAAGGCTTGGAACCAGTATGATTCCACGCCCTACAAGACAGAAGTAATCAGTTCCAAATGCCCTGCAAAAGAAAGAGTCTTGCTTggccatttttttttatcttgtcCATCAGGTTGTCGATCAATTGGTCGTAGCCTGAGGTAGCAAGTCTCTTTGATGCAAGGGGAATGCCCAAGTATTTGATAGGGAGGGTGCCTTCTGGGAAGCCAAACACTTGCATCAAGGTCTCATTGGGAACTTTGATGGTGCCTGCAATAAACATGTTAGACTTGCTCTGGTTGATCCCAAGCCCTGAACATGCCGAAAACTCCTTCATGGTTTCTGTCAAAATCTGCATAGAAATCAAGTCTCTCCTGCCGAATAGAAGGAGGTCATCTGCAAAAGCAAGGTGAGTAATGCCCGCTCGCTCGCATTTATTATGGAAATGGAAATCCCTAATAGTGCGAGAAAGGAGCAAACGAGATAGATATTCCATGCATAAAATGAACAAAGAAGGGGACATGAGGTCACTCTACCTAAGACCCCTTTTACCTATGAAGTAGCCATGGTGGCTACCATTCACCGTGATCGTGTACGAAGGTGAAGTGACTGATGTGTATTTTAGAGTCTGAAATTCAGTTGACACAGTTAAACTTAATAACACACAAGTTTATAAATTAACTCTAAATTACAAcctttctgcaagagtacaaATGTAGTTGCAGTAAaagagtgtcgatccacagacatgtaaaattgtttaaacttactaaaacataaaaacataacaaaggtttgatttttggttttgaaagatgtttacaaaattaaaacaaatgaaTAAAAACAGAAGGATTTCACAAACGGAAAGacatgtcactccaagttgctcattTGACTTGAATCATTCTACACCTACATCAAAAGCACATaatttgggattaattaatcaacctaatagcgtgcactgaacatgtttgcgacgtatagttcacagtcaacTAAACACTTGTTCCACGAACTAACTTTCAAAGATATTAAATTCTTGCGGAAGCGTGGAATAAAAGATCATTACCTAATCCGTtgtcaaattatcctctgaacaattcaaattcaacaacacATCAATTAATTAGTCCATCCAAGTCTATGTTGAAGAGACGATAAACAAGGATTAAACATCAATAACGATAGAGGCCTCTAAAGTGATAGAATCtaatattaaacatatcaacGACGTCAAAAAGTGAATTCAAAGGTGTAGATACATTCAAACAAGTCTAAATCACAACTTGGAGCAGCATTGAGAGTatagcctaaacacatggtaaAAATCACAATGAAAACCATAGGAAGCATGCCCTCGTTGAGTGAAATGGAGATTTGGAGATGGTTCGTCGGAATGTTGGCTGTAATTTCAtcattctcttcttcctcctctctttctctctttttccctctctcttttcGTCCAAGGAAGTCTCCATCTCCCAAAAAAACTGCTCCAAAACGTATTTGAAACTGAAATTCAGCAGTTTTCCGAGAACAACGCCCGACCCGGGCAAAATGGTGCCAACCCGGGCGAAAACGATGCAAACCCGGGCGTTTTGTTGGTCAAAAACGCCCGACCCGGGCGGTTTTGCAAGCGTTCATCAAATGGCCATAACTTCTTCATccgagctccgattgaggcgtacaAGGTACCAACGCGAAGCTATTTCAAAGACGAAGATAATGGTGGTAAGATAAAAGAATTTGAACATTGTCTTGATAGGCAACGGACAGCCTAAATCAGACCCCAGATCCGGTCTGGCACATTTCTTCACTCCAATGTACATCTATCAACTAATATACAATAATTAAACTTTAATGATCAATTGATAGATGATTTAAATACACAAAATAGGAGAAAACTTAGAGTAGAaattgcattatttgatttacatcaTTGACGCACTCCATGATCAGGTGAACGAAAGAAGGGTGGAAGTTGAGGCCTTGGAGCACGCCCCTCAAGAAACTCTAGTCGACTGTGTCATAGGCTTTCCGGAGATCAATCTTGACAGTGCACCGAGGTGGTCCTCTCTTAACTGTGTAACCTCTCATAATCTCCTCTGCGAGGTAGATGTTGTCCATAATACTCCGCCCCGAAATGAAAGCCGGTGGAGCTAGGCTAACAATCTTGGGGAGGAGCACCTCAAGCCGCTTCGAAATGATTTTCGTGATCACTTTGTAAGCCACGTTGCAGCAAGCAATCGGTCTGAAGTCACTGACACTTGGGTTCGAGGAGGTCTTCGGGATGTGTAGCTTTTCTTCAATTCAGTTTCAATAGAGTTTTTTCCCCTTTTAACAAATTCTCTCTCGCCtttcaacacacacacacaatcaaGAATCTCAGATCGTCATTCAATTCAATCGTCACAACCAACATCATGAAAATGTGAAATTTATTATTGTTAGGGGTTACTTCCTCCATCTCCTATTATGTGTCCTAGTTTTCTAATTTGGGATGTCCATTactaattgtcacacttcaggCGGACGAATAGGAGTACAAGCTAAAACATTTTATGCTGCATTTATCTGTTTCTTTTATCAATCTGTTTGGATAAAATCGTaaatttataaatcaaacaTCAATTTTTTCTTATGCGTGAagggattaaaaaaaataaactttgATTTCTTTGAAACTAAAAGTAATTAATAAACAACTTTTTCTTGTATTCATTCGTAGTTTAAAtcttaagaaaaaaaatcaaactttagattttaaataaatcaaaattttatttggCGATAATAGTGATCTTCCAAACGGTCAATTGCGGCCGTAACAAGAATAGaataatttcaaagttcattACTCCAGTTCTCAACATGGTATGGGCCGAACGAGACTTGAATTCTCGTTTGCTttctgatgaatccgcgaatttctgatgttagtaaatgctggtagagaataaagatcacgacacaaagaatttacgtggttcgatttactgaagtaaatctacgtccacgggaagaaaagagggcagagttgtattgcttgatctgttttctacagcttacaatacagacttgctatttgatattttatctctctagagagcgagagagagcgtCTCCctaatctatctgatctaagttctatttatacattgaactaagatcgtggcttgcatcaccactaatgatggttgtggatgtcgtggaggtcatgcgatcctgcatgggcccactatcctgcatgagttaatgactgcttgacaccactaaatagatcgtgggtgtagtggagatcgtggaggttctgacatgagttgactatctcccagttcggtcaaatactgagaccgaactgctgaactattgccgagcagcttttgccggtctgagagtggagcttgattggtcggcttttaccgagctgtaggctggggccgaactctttggtaatgccgaactgatactcttccttgggctttgggctgatgggccgtcactgctgttgggcttgtttagtccgtactccatcactaccccccccgaaaagcgaagtgaattacttcggcgaagcgagtcacttcggcattctggataaaggtacggggtaagttgatgtttgtctttggtctgatgaaataaacatctttgaccggactcgtctttggtctgatgaaataaacatctttgaccggactcgtctttggtctgatgaaataaacatctttgaccggactcgtctttggtcggatgaaataaacatctttgaccggactcgtctttggtcggatgaaataaacgtctttgaccggactcgtctttggtcggatgaaataaacatctttgaccggactcgtctttggtctgatgaaataaacatctttgaccggactcgtctttggtctgatgaaataaacatctttgaccggactcgtctttggtctgatgaaataaacatctttgaccggactcgtctttggtctgatgaaataaacatctttgaccggactcgtcttcggtctgatgaaataaacatctttgaccggactcgtcttcggtctgatgaaataaacatctttgaccggactcgtctttggtctgatgaaataaacatctttgaccggactcgtctttggtctgatgaaataaacatctttgaccggactcgtcttcggtctgatgaaataaacatctttgaccggacttggtttgtgtcctaatttggcgagttttatcgctcggatcggactttccgttgtcctaatttggggatcggactttcccttgtcctaattcggcgagttttatcgcgtggatcggactttcccttgtcctaattcaggcaagttttatcgcgagaatcggactttcgttgcagttcgtttcagacgaagtgcttgattcttaagctgaattgcggtcttgtatcctctttagaagctttgactcacaatcgttggcttgtggcagctcgtttcagacgaactgcttgtttaagctgaattgtggtcttgtatcctcttcagaagctttgactcacaatcgttggcttgtggcagctcgtttcagacgaactgcttgtttaagctgaattgtggtcttgtatcctctttagaagcttggacttcacaatcgttggcttattgcagttcgtttcagacgaactgcttgtttaagctgaattgtggccttgtatcttctttagaagctttgacttcacaatcgttggcttattgcagttcgttttagacgaactgacatctcttcggtacggaggagatggagttctcctgtggttccggtaccgaggaggaacaggaacatgtcggggttgaggattcttctttccggaagacacggcactactgcggtagtgactttcatgtctggaggaggaaggagaatccacccttttcgtcttcggctcttggctcttttgcaggaaggctaagaactcatcctgcttctcagccaagaacagcttgacagcctcattcaaatcaggctgctgggaagactcggtgtgtggaccttttgagcggcttgttccttctccgtgagaactggaagtagatttttcacgaggctgctttccaggcctatgggctgctggattagcttcctcatggttatcacggacggaggcacgggtgttatgtgatctggtatgcatttttttggtagaagaggatcaaaaactcgctttatcacaaatttggttctctgtttcccacagacggcgccagtgatgaatccgcgaatttctgatgttagtaaatgctggtagagaataaagatcacgacacaaagaatttacgtggttcgatttactgaagtaaatctacgtccacgggaagaaaagagggcagagttgtattg
This DNA window, taken from Salvia splendens isolate huo1 chromosome 18, SspV2, whole genome shotgun sequence, encodes the following:
- the LOC121776975 gene encoding uncharacterized protein LOC121776975 produces the protein MKEFSACSGLGINQSKSNMFIAGTIKVPNETLMQVFGFPEGTLPIKYLGIPLASKRLATSGYDQLIDNLMDKIKKNGQGVESYWFQAFLIPGTVIEKLIGIARSFLWGKKYGQVAWDDVCKPKKEAGLGIKNLNAWNSALHAKILWNIHSQKDSLWIRWIHADDSIWEWTAHKKNDSMLIKKLLSIRDEMLDRCIRDETTTLWSTWFAEKRVHEAYEWFRPRALPTGGVISRPSLLQVLEDMASLGIDHALT